The DNA region tcattagagttaccagcctcagaaattgcagcccaaataaatgcttcacagagttcaagtaacagacacatctcaacatcaactgtccagaggagactgtgtgaaatcaggccttcatggtcgaatttctgcaaagaaaccactactaaaggccagcaataagaagaagagacttgcttgggccaagaaacacgggcagaccggtggaaatgtgtcctttggtctggagttcaaattggaggttttggttccaaccgctgtgtctttgtgagacgcggtgtgggtgaacggatgatctctgcatgtgtatttaccaccgtaaagcatggaggaggtgttatggtgtgggggcgctttgctggtgacactgatttatttagaattcaaggcacacttaaccagcatggctaccacagtattctgcagcgatacgccatcccatctggtttgggcttagtgggactataattcgttttacaacaggacaatgacccaacccaggctgtgtaagggctattttaccaagaaggagagtgatggagtgctgcatcagatgacctggcctccacaatcccccaacctcaaccaaattgagatggtttgggatgagtcggaccgtagagtgaaggaaaagcagccaacaagtgctcagcatatgtgggaactccttcaaggctgttggaaaagtattccaggtgaagctggttgagagaatgccaagagtgtgcaacgctgtcatcaaggcaaagggtggctatttgaagaatctatatattctgatttgtttaacaattctgtggttactacattattccatgtgtgttatttcatagttttgatgtcttcactattattctacaatgtagaaaatagtaaaaataaagagaaatccttgaatgagtaagtgttctaaaacttttgaccggtagtgtatattaacaGTTCAACCACATAAAGAAAACAAGATGGGGAAAATTGCAGACAGATGAGATGAGTTAGGTAGGCTATAGTACTACCGCAGTGAACATTTCCATAAGATGGAAGACAGACTTGAGATGCACGCCACACCGCAATCAGTTTATGATCTCAAGTCGTGTCTATGGTCAAAAATGGGTTGCCATGTGTacaggagagaaaaaaagagatgaAAAAGACTTCAAAAGTGACTTGGTGACAGCTCCCATTATATTCACACTCATGTCTCTACAGAAAACCCTACAACTGGCCTTGGCTCCTCGGACTACGCAGGTTTGACTATACAATGCTTGCCAATGTTTGGAAGTTATTTGTTCTCCAACAAACTTATTTCACCACTACTGAGATATAATGGTCTTGGAACACAAACCCAGGGCACACAACCATTCCTATACTGTACAATTTATTGTGGTCAGTGGACCGACTGACCAAAAAGTTACCATTTAACCATAGATCTGCTGTCATGATGTCGACCAAAATGGTATTGGGATCCACAATGTTGAAGTGGATAAGGGGGAGTGCTTCACAGGTCTTTACCAAACTATCAATCTCTTTTTCTGCTTCTTCGTTCTACAACAAACTCTGTCACTTTATCATATGTAATAAGCCCTTGAGTCGAGAACACCCAAAATAACCTCCCTCCCCCCAAAAACACAATTGAAGGACTgtatgccaaatggcaccctattccctatacagtgcactacttttgaccagagccctataggccctggtcaaaagtagtgcactataaaaggaatagggttccatttgggacgcagaaatGACTTGCCCGCTGACACCAGAGGTTTATTCAGGGGAGAGCAATGTTACAGAATGTACAGATAATGATGCATTGTGTATGGAAGAATCACAATTCTAGTATGTCTATCTAtacattacatttctatctgcgACGTTCTAAAGCGCTGTACCCCATTCTATAAGCTAATCTATCATTCTAAAAAGGTTTCTTAACCCAAACGCCCCTATGGCAATACTGGCCCGAGTAATGGCCACACAGAGGTATTTCATTGGTCTCTGCCAAAAATGGGAGACTTGGGTCACATTATTGACGTGGTAAACACACAGAGGGAAGAAGCCATGAGTTCATTAACATCTTTCGTTTTGTCAAAAAAGTGTCCAATATGACTTAGGAGTGCCGAGTGGTGCGGCTGTTCCTTCTCCTAAGCAGTACTGGTTACGGAGGCCCTTGAAGACaatatgaaaagagagagagagaggaactgtgATGAGACCAGAGGACCTGAGAGAGCTGCCTGGATACGGATGGGTTGAGGTGACTCGACGACGAGACGCGAGCCACTTGGTGGGTTGCTTTCCACCTGGGATCCGACGCCATTTTGCGGTGGCTGGTTTAGCTTAGCTAGGTGCCGTTTTCAgatcgagtgtgtgtgtgtgtgtgtgtatatgagtgtgtgtatgagtgtgtgtgtatatgagagtgtgtgtgtatgagtgttattgcacacagattgagtccatgcaacttattatgtgacttgttaagcaaatgtttactcctgaacgtatttaggcttgccataacaaaggggttgaatacttattgactcaagacatttcagcttttcattattaattaatttgtaaacatttctaaaaacatcattccactttgatatcatggtgtattgtgtgtaggacaatgacaaaacatctacatttaatcaattgtaaattcaggctgtaacacaactaaatgtggaaaaggggaaggggtctgaatatttccgaatgcactgtttgttttttcaagatgattgatgagaaaagtatcatccaacccattgggtatctcactacacccccatatgtcatgtcttgaaatatgcagacagacggattacaagtatatttacattgtaatactccTGACAGACAACTATCTAACTCTGCGAGATATATaacttctttttttttatacagaaatacagccagtatatatcttggggcggcaggtagcttagtggttaagagcgttgtgccagtaaccgaaaggtcgctggttctaatccccgagccgactaggtgaaaaatctgttgatgtgcccttgagcaaggcacttaacccgaattgctcctgtaagtcgctctggataagagcgtctgctaaatatgtaaaatcttaaacttgattgctgacatgcaattTATTTTGGGACTACAtgaacaatggactaatgaaacaaacatTTCGTTTTTGGGTGTAGTTTTTCTTTAACTTGGGCCCAGACAATATCTCTGAGCTCGACTacaaagggatactttgggattttgatgctcttatccagagcgacttacaggagcaattagggttaagtgccttgctaaagggcacagcgacagatttttTTCCCCCCACCTAGTCCGCTCTGGGATTCTAACCAGCGACATTTCTGTTACCGGCCCAACGCACTTAACCGTTGAAGAAGTAGTCAAAACATAataggggaggagacaagttggCATGTTGTATACATACATTTAACATAACGAATTAGCTGCAATAGTATGTTTGGCATGGCTCGTACTGTTAAAGCAACATTTACTTTCATGATGTTTCTTTCTACTGTGTTAATGGACGTGCTTCCTTTGGTACAtacaatctatactgaacaaaaatataaactgaacatgcaacaatttcaacgattttactgagttatagttcatataaggtaattcattaggccataatctatggatttcacatgactgggcagaggtgcagccatgggtgggcctgggtgggcatagtcccacccacttgggagccaggcctagccaatcagaatatgtttttttttcccacaaaagggctttattacagaaagAAATACtcctgtttcatcagctgtccgggtggctggtctcagatgatcccgcaggtgaagaagccggatgtggaggtcctgggctggcgtggttacacgtgttctgcggttgtaaggccggttggatgtactgtttaatcatcttcttgatatgccacacctgtcaggtggatgtattatcttggcgaaggagaaatgctcactaacagggatgtaaacaaatttgtgcgtatggaacatttctgggatcttttaattcagctcatgaaacatgggaccaacactttacatgttgcgtttatatttctgttcagtgtagataTTTATATGACATGCCCTACTAGTCACTTAGGAATGATACTCTTTCTGTCTCATCATTCCGGGCATGTAAACTGGCTTCGGTGCTGAAGGGAGTGTTGGATATCATCAGGTGAGTACATTAGTGCTGCTTAACCCacctgtttgtctgtgtgtcagCCACACAGGGACTTATGTTTTCACCTGTCGCCTACTGAATCATCCACTTGGTAGGGCGTATCTATTCATCCTCTTCTGGAAAGACATtacagaactggctactactgtcagacagtacaatgactgaactggctactactgtcagacagtacaatgacagaactggctactactgtcagacagtacaatgacagaactggctactactgtcagacagtacaatgacagaactggctactactgtcagacagtacaatgacagaactggctactactgtcagacagtacaatgacagaactggctactactgtcagacagtacaatgacagaactggttactactgtcagacagtacaatgacagaactggttactactgtcagacagtacaatgacagaactggttactactgtcagacagtacaatgacagaactggttactactgtcagacagtacaatgacagaactggctactactgtcagacagtacaatgacagaactggctactactgtcagacagtacaatgacagaactggctactactgtcagacagtacaatgacagaactggctactactgtcagacagtacaatgacagaactggctactactgtcagacagtacaatgacagaactggctactactgtcagacagtacaatgacagaactggctactactgtcagacagtacaatgacagaactggctactactgtcagacagtacaatgacagaactggctactactgtcagacagtacaatgacagaactggctactactgtcagacagtacaatgacagaactggctactactgtcagacagtacaatgacagaactggctactactgtcagacagtacaatgacagaactggatactactgtcagacagtacaatgacagaactggctactactgtcagacagtacaatgacagaactggctactactgtcagacagtacaatgacagaactggctactactgtcagacagtacaatgacagaactggctactactgtcagacagtacaatgacagaactggctactactgtcagacagtacaacgacagaactggctactactgtcagacagtacaatgatagaactggctactactgtcagacagtacaatgacagaactgcctactactgtcagacagtacaatgatagaactggctactactgtcagacagtacaatgacagaactggatAATACTGTCACAGTACATTGACAGTCAGTGGATGAGCAACAGGCTACAGACAGCCACTAGTTCCTGTTGTAGGCAGGAAGCCAGCCATTACACCCTCATGAGCGAAATAATGACATCACATCACCGCTTACTTCAACTCTGGCCGTGTCTCAATGTTAGAAGTTTCCTCTTTTGTTTTCCGTCAAGGGGACCAGTCTGAGAGGAATTGAAAGGTGGATGAAAGAGGAAAGGAAGAAAATGATTTTTTCTATTGTTCTCTACCAGtacaccttcctctctctcctccctctccctctctctcctccctctaccggTACACagctctcttcctttctctcctcctcctccctctccctctctcctccctctaccggTACacagctctcttcctctctctcctcctcctccctctccctctctctcctccctctaccggtatacagctctcttcctctctctcctcctcctcctcctcctccctctaccggtacacaaccctctccctctctcttctcctccctctaccggtactcagccctctctctctctctctctctctctctcttctcctcttccttcctcctcAGGGCCAGTCACGTGTGTTTAGAAGCAGACCTGAActggggggcggcaggtagcttagtggttaagagcgttgtgccagtaaccgaaaggtcgctggttataATTCTTGAGtcgactaggtgacaaatctgtcgaagtgcccttgagcaaggcacttaaccctaattgctcctgtaagtcgctctggataagagcgtctgctaaatgactgaaatgtaactGGGTGCAGTTTCTGGACGGGGCCATGGATCACAACCTACAGAAGATCAAAGTTCTGATTCAAGGCTCCAGCTAGACGATGACAGCTAGTGTGCGTGTGTATGAGGTGAATGAAAACAACGAGGTGTGAAGAGGACTGGTGGTCTTTTCTCTGATGGACTGGGACTTTGTTGAATGTTACTTAAGTGTGTGTACTTCCCTCTTGTGTACACACGCTCTACATCATTTTAACAGCAGATATATTACATTACTGCAAGACAAATATTTGCCAAACATACATCTTGCTTCATGAATGTATGAATATTTCTAGATTAATTTAGTCTTTAccacttttattttgtatttcagTGTGACATACAGCCAGATGCATTGCAGTGGCATAAGCCTGTTTGGAAATCTTTCTTTGAGTGACAGACTTGAATTCTGAAAGAACAATCATTTATTTCAGGATATTTAGGCAAGTTAtgcgtttgatttgatttgacaatttAAAATGAATAAAGAAGCCACACCAGGCAACAATACATGTACAACAATTATGGATGATTACATAGACAAAGTCACGCCTTGTTCCCATTGTGGTCCATTATGAAGGAAAGAGATTTCCATGTACTTCTGCTGCCCACACTTGAATAATTTGACTTTTTTCAGATTATTGTTAAACAATTTGACTATCAACAGTAATAAAAACCATGCTATATAATGTGATTTTATTAAATCTCAATGAACAGCACAATGTATTACTAAATAAAAACTTGCCTTAGCCTTGCACTAAAACAGGAGGTGTAATAGTGGGTGGAGGATGTAATGGGATATAATAGTATATTATAGAATAGGGGTTCTTCAACTTTCTCAGCCTGGGACCCAGATGAGAAATTCTGTGTTTTCCTGGGACCCAAGCTTATGAAAACATGCAACTATACGTAAATATCGGTACATTTCATTGCCCTTATGTCTAAAACAAATGCAATATAGACAAAAACTAATAACAATTAAATGAAATACCCATATATATAGCAATTCATGTTTATTTTTCTCATTAAAAACACTCTTACATATCTGTCTAGGttggaactgttgctgttaaaatacaataaatgATTTTCATTCTGattctgaactggaataaactgattGATCACATCAGTCGAATGtataacagaacacacacacaggctcagttTTTGATAGTGCAACCCTAAGTAACAGTACAGATGAAAAATGATCAGACTTACTGTACATCTTACTGTAGAAAGTATTGTTGAAAGAAAGGTCTAGATTGGAACTATTGCTGTTAAAACACAATAAATAATTGTTATTCTGAACAGATGTAgaccagaaaacacacacagtccTAATGAGAGGTGTGTGGCTGGTTGAAATGTTCAACAAGCATGTCTATTCTGGGGTCAGTTTTCGACAGTGCAACTCTGAGGTCATGCTCAGTTTTGAGTCTGTTTCTGTACTTGTTTTAAAAGTATGCCAGGGTTGAGAACCCTGACTCACATAGGTATGTGGTGCCAAACTGGATCAGAACATCTACTGCTTTCTCAGACAGGCAGGAGACCGCTTCCTGCTGTCGATGAGCAACACAGAATTGTGCGAGTGTTTGCCTCAAAAAGCATCTTGCTTCaatcagtttattccagttcagaatAAAAAGTATTACTTGTATTTTAACAGCAGCAGTTCCAACCTAGACTTGTTTTCAACAATAATTTATACAGTAAGATGTACAGTAGGCCTGATCATTTTTCATCttcatatgtgaccgaccggctcgattcggtcttatgtagcaacatttgaaattgtgttttttacattggataaaagtagagactcagagctagaaaatggtatatcatacactacagttgaggaacaatgggaaagtcattctactttgaaagttgataaacttgtaatctgacttttgagaaaatggcccttgaatgttttggtaaacctactggagagctcttctttgtctacacccattcagcatcgttcacacactcttaagccttagcctcacccatctctttaaatataatataatatgccatttagcagacgcttttatccaaaccgacttacagtcatgcgtgcatacatttttgtgtatgggtggtcccggggatcgaacccactaccttggcgttacaagcgccatgctctaccagctgagctacagaggaccacagttggtTGCACtgtctttaaggattcacatataaggccatgtactaaacaaccaaagacttcaagactaaaggctggtttatactacgtgtatcgacagttgtcgcagtgacatcatgaacattctattgtcgtccaacatcaaacttgtcgttgtcgttatgaaaaagtataaacacaaaaactacaggctgcatgacatcagcagcctggtggtcaaaatagcataactagaaaatagcttacggttgtgagtgtgacgaaataaaagcagggcattctactggAGAATTTTAGATCTTGGACattgtctcgttggcctaacgttatatcctaattttactttggtgcaggtcatgttcttcacattaccgtctctggtaaacacatactatatcaaataaaatcaaagttcatttgccacattgtcacgttcgttgaatgacgggtcagaccaaggcgcagcgtgatatgcgtacatgtttattaacgtaataaacgacacgacaaaacaacaaaggaaacgaaacgtgaagtccaaggtagtacagaacaacaaaccttacacggaacaagatcccacaactacacagtgccaataggctgcttaagtatgatccccaatcagagacaacgagcgacagctgcctctgattgggaaccacaccgccaacatagaaatatacatactagaataccccacatagaaaaagcacaacaaggaatatacacaccctgactcaacatataagcgtcccctgagtcagggcgtgacacacatgcactggatacagaaggtgtagtgaaatggttacttgcaaagtggagtctagctagctagctaaacaattaaccataatcccaactcataacgttactacccggcatgaatctgcaggtagctaaccaaccaggttcaatgttagctagctaacattaggctataactagcaatgcaaatggctctgagatacgaataatattactacatagatcatacatgtaacgttacctagctagctaacagtaagctTTAACTAGCAATCAAagcgactttctgacaaaattagaaacttataatatctgaaaatatagctagctagactctcttacccaaacacatggatgaacgcttctccctatctgtcacagatgccatggttgcccttagtttgaagatgtaatccggagacaggtgttttatacaacagccttctgtgttttctcttttcgactccatctgcatatttgcaatcaaacagcagaattttctccatctctttagctatcatactctattccaccgggcattccactgatttcaaaactcggtcctccagaaagtggagagcaacacttcagcagttctactacgtgacaTCTTTCaaaaaaagctgcgttagaaataatgacctacacatactgaccaactcatgttatagacagaagcgtgctacatggcagaccaatccgaactcatctctcggcatgtccagcccatctattacctcagccaatcatggctagcggggttcctgtctttttccgtggctaaaccaactaggctcgtaatttaacaattgtatttgtaaatacagatggcatacaagtttattataaaggcacatgaaagtttgcATGTCCttaaggcatttctgccaaaaaaaacgcatttagattttaaaaaaagtttacgttcaaatccctctcctgtgaagtagtgacgcgcgacatatattaaataattatacatttactcTGACACATCGTGACCCACCATTAACAGGTCAGTGTCGCGACACATACTTTAACAAAGGCTGATATACGATATAACAGGATAATACGGTATAAATTGCAGAACTTATTTGAGTTATTATAGTTATTCTCACGAGGGCTTTACTGTCTACGGCAGTGGGTGGACAGCACTGGTGACAGGTAGGATGTCCACATTGCAGCTTGCCTTAATGTTCCTGAATTGGTCACAGTTGAAGTTGGCCACTAGCTTCTTAGGACCGGGTCTGTATGGAGTAAAGGGCATCTTCACACGCAGCCGTTGCCCTTGTTTTAGGAAAGGAATTCTGAGGAGACACATGAAATAAATTATACCTCAAAGCATCTTTAGATCTCTAAACTTCAACACACAAGGTAGTGTAAAATATTTCAGATGGAAAAACTTTAACCACATGAACAGCCCATAAATGCATGTCCTTTCTAGTTTAGCCAAGAGCTAAAttatctctcgtggacagactacgTAACATAAATTGTATTGAATCATCTGTCAAAAGACTGTGATGCCACAACTAAAAAGGAACCATAGTTCCGGTGCTTTGGTTTTCTCACTAGATATCTGAACATATCAGGATTGGGTGAAGGTGGTACTGAAAGTGTGGGCGGGGATTTCAAGAAATTAGTTAGGACGGGGATTTCAAGCAGAACGTTTTCAGAAGGGGGTATGAGAGTTTCTGTTTAGGGGGGTGGTGACTTCGCTAGTCTTCCATCAGAAACTAATCAAGCATATGACACAATTACCGGAATATTTTTTGTTCTGGGTTTCCGAGATTAAGAGCTAAATTGCCATCTTTACGAGCAAGGTTTCGGTTTGTCATAAAACCTGAatccatcccactgggcaaaaactggttccACATAGGTCCCCATCCACATCCAGGATTCAAGTCTGGACACAtctcactgggcacagacgtcagttcaacgtctagttctgatttacactaccgttcaaaagtttggggtcacttagaaatgtccttgttttagaaagaaaagctttttttttgtccattaaaataacataaaattgattcgaaatacagtgtagacattgttaatgttgtaaatggctcaTGTAGCTgaaaacggcagattttttatggaatatctacataggcgtacagaggcccattatcagcaaccatcagtcctgtgttccaatggcacgttgtgtttgctaatccaagtttatcattttaaaaggctaattgatcattagaaaacccttttgcaattatgttagcacagctgaaaactgttgtgctgattaaagaagcaataaaactggccttcttgagactagttgagtatctggagcatcagcaattgtgggttcgattacaggctcaaaatgaactttcttctgaaactcgtcagtctattcttgttctgagaaatgaaggctattcgatgcgagaaattgccaagaaactgaagatctcgtgacaacgctgtgtactactcccttcacagaacagcgcaaaccggtgcacaactgagcaagaggacaaatacattagagtgtctagtttaagaaacaggcgcctcacaggtcctcaactggcagcttcattaaatagtacccgcaaaacaccagtctcaacgtcaacagtgaagaggcgactccgggatactgaccttctaggcagagttgcaaagaaaagccatatctcagataataataataaaagattaagatgggcagtctgagatatggctttttctttgcgctgttctgtgaagggagtagtacacagcgttgtacaagatcttcagtttcttggcaatttctcgcatggaatagccttcatttctcagaacaagaatagactgatgagtttcagaagaaagttctttgtttctggccattttgagcctgtaatcgaacgcacaattgctgatgctccagatactcaactagtctcaagaaggccagttttattgcttctttaatcagcacaacagttttcagctgtgctaacataattgcaaaagggttttctaatgatcaattagccttttaaaatgataaacttgaattagcaaacacaacatgccattggaacacaggactgattgttgctgataatgggcctctgtacgcctatgtagatattccattaaaaatcagccatttccagctacaatagccatttacaacattaacaatgtctacactgtatttctgatcaatttgatgttattttcatggacaaaaaattgcttttctttcgaaaacaataacatttctaagtgaccctaaacttttgaacggtagtgtacatttggttgagttgtcaactaacgtgaattcaacttgaaatcaacaaaaaggTTAAAAAgtttactttttgcaaatccaatcagttttccatgttgattcaacgtcatcacattgattgTTTTGGTTGAAgttacatggaaacaacgttgattcaaccagtttttgcccagtgggatggatTCAGGTTTTATGACAAACCGAAACCTTGCTCGTAAAGACGGCAGAGAAATGTCACATAGGCCTACCTGGcttccattgtctctgtcagcaAGCCACTGCCAGTCACTGTTATGGAGCAGTCTCTTAGACCCTTGGATAGAGGGTTCTCAAACACAACCTCTGCCATCATGTCACTATACTGCAATTCAGATCCAATGGCCTAAAAGAGAAGAAACATCagaataaaagcatctgctagaTAGTATATTATATTAGAACTATCACACTGAATAAACCCCATCTCCAGTTGAGTGGGTGTTACTGATATTGGCATTGTATTGAATAGATCAATTGTTCAGATGACAGTCCAACACTTTAGATTTTCATCTTCACATCACCTTTATTCACAGGCCAACCGTTATTTTCCTTGCAAATTGCTATTCTCGCTACTAGTATATTTGCCACCTACAAATTTGAAATGGTAACGTAAAGAGCCTTGGGGCTTGTTCCATAATGACCCCAATGAATGTCACTCAGAGAAAGTTGAGCTGTTCTAAGTGGGTTATTGGAGTGGCTTAAGGATCTGACAGATGCGCGAAATTACAATTTGGGGAAT from Coregonus clupeaformis isolate EN_2021a chromosome 12, ASM2061545v1, whole genome shotgun sequence includes:
- the LOC123492077 gene encoding protein-glutamine gamma-glutamyltransferase E-like, with translation MMAEVVFENPLSKGLRDCSITVTGSGLLTETMEARIPFLKQGQRLRVKMPFTPYRPGPKKLVANFNCDQFRNIKASCNVDILPVTSAVHPLP